Proteins co-encoded in one Callospermophilus lateralis isolate mCalLat2 chromosome 2, mCalLat2.hap1, whole genome shotgun sequence genomic window:
- the Gal gene encoding galanin peptides produces the protein MARGSALLLAALLLAAALPFTLGLGPPAKEKRGWTLNSAGYLLGPHAIDTHRSLGDKHGLAGKRELQPEEEAKPGSLDRSLPESNIVRTLIEFLTFLHLKEAGALHSLAGLPPEVSSEDTEQS, from the exons ATGGCCAGAGGCAGCGCCCTGCTGCTCGCCGCGCTCCTGCTCGCCGCCGCGCTGCCGTTCACGCTGGGGCTCGGGCCGCCG GCAAAGGAGAAGAGAGGCTGGACCCTGAACAGCGCCGGCTACCTCCTGGGCCCGC ATGCCATCGACACCCACAGATCCCTTGGTGACAAGCATGGCCTGGCTGGGAAGCGGGAGCTCCAGCCCGAGGAGGAAGCAAAGCCAG GAAGCCTTGACAGGTCGCTGCCTGAGAGCAATATAGTGCGCACACTAATTGAGTTTCTGACTTTCTTGCATCTCAAAG AGGCCGGAGCCCTCCACAGCCTGGCCGGCCTCCCACCGGAGGTCTCCTCAGAAGACACAGAGCAGTCCTGA